The proteins below are encoded in one region of Metabacillus dongyingensis:
- a CDS encoding DUF2179 domain-containing protein: MLSNSVTMVLIILLINIVYVSFFTIRMILTLKGQRYLAAFISTIEVVIYVIGLGLVLDNLNEIQNLIAYAIGYGIGVIVGMKIEEKLALGYITVNVISTESEKDLPAILRDRGYGVTDWMANGREGDRLAMQILTPRKYELNLYAAIKELDPKAFIIAFEPKTIHGGFWVKAVRRSKIEV, translated from the coding sequence TTGCTTTCAAATAGTGTAACAATGGTGTTAATCATCTTGCTCATCAATATTGTTTATGTATCATTTTTTACGATACGCATGATTTTGACGTTAAAGGGTCAGCGGTATTTAGCTGCTTTTATCAGTACGATTGAGGTTGTTATTTATGTCATTGGCCTTGGGCTGGTGTTGGATAATTTAAATGAGATTCAGAACTTAATTGCCTATGCTATTGGGTATGGGATTGGTGTTATCGTCGGGATGAAAATTGAAGAGAAGCTTGCTCTTGGGTATATTACAGTTAATGTGATTTCTACTGAAAGTGAGAAGGATTTGCCTGCGATTTTAAGAGATCGCGGATATGGTGTGACAGACTGGATGGCAAATGGGCGTGAGGGCGACCGTTTGGCAATGCAGATTCTCACGCCGCGCAAATACGAATTAAATTTATATGCAGCTATTAAGGAACTTGATCCGAAGGCGTTTATTATTGCGTTTGAACCGAAAACCATACACGGCGGTTTCTGGGTGAAGGCTGTAAGAAGGAGCAAGATTGAAGTATGA
- a CDS encoding NETI motif-containing protein: MTDKKPKKRKFEVLEGETIDSCLSRMQKEGYMPVRRMEEPIFKEEKINGAIEVVPYGKKIVFEGKLI, encoded by the coding sequence ATGACGGATAAAAAACCTAAAAAGCGAAAGTTTGAGGTGCTGGAGGGCGAGACCATTGACAGCTGTCTTTCCCGTATGCAAAAAGAGGGTTATATGCCTGTAAGAAGAATGGAAGAGCCTATCTTTAAAGAAGAGAAGATAAATGGTGCAATCGAAGTGGTACCTTATGGTAAAAAGATTGTTTTTGAAGGGAAATTGATCTAA